A genomic segment from Pradoshia eiseniae encodes:
- a CDS encoding SDR family oxidoreductase: protein MSILEMFELKGKTAIITGGGRGLGEQIAKGYAEAGANIVLCSRKIEACEEVARELKELGVETLAIQCDVSNPDDVLKVVDETMERFGRIDILVNNSGASWGAPSLEMPLDAWNKVINVNLTGTFLMSQAVGKVMAEQKGGKIVNIASVAGLGGTHPDMMDTVGYNASKGAIITLTKDLAVKWGRHQINVNAIAPGFFPTKMSKVLIERGRDTLEYMTPLGRLGGEEDLKGVALFLASEAARYVTGQIIVVDGGKSAMI from the coding sequence ATGAGCATTCTAGAGATGTTTGAGCTTAAGGGAAAGACAGCGATAATTACCGGCGGAGGAAGAGGTCTTGGTGAACAAATCGCCAAAGGCTATGCAGAGGCGGGCGCTAATATCGTTCTCTGCTCCCGCAAGATTGAGGCTTGTGAAGAGGTAGCACGAGAACTGAAGGAATTAGGTGTAGAGACGCTGGCAATCCAATGTGATGTATCCAACCCTGATGATGTTCTGAAGGTTGTGGATGAAACGATGGAACGATTCGGCCGGATTGATATTCTCGTCAATAACAGCGGTGCCTCATGGGGAGCGCCATCTCTAGAAATGCCATTAGATGCATGGAATAAGGTGATTAATGTAAATTTGACCGGCACATTCCTCATGTCCCAGGCGGTCGGTAAAGTGATGGCTGAGCAGAAAGGCGGCAAAATCGTCAATATAGCCTCTGTTGCTGGTCTTGGGGGTACGCATCCTGACATGATGGACACAGTCGGCTATAACGCGAGTAAGGGAGCTATTATTACGCTCACGAAAGACCTAGCGGTTAAGTGGGGAAGGCATCAAATTAATGTCAATGCGATTGCCCCTGGATTTTTCCCGACAAAGATGTCAAAGGTCTTGATTGAGCGCGGCAGGGACACCCTCGAATATATGACACCGCTTGGACGTCTTGGAGGAGAGGAGGATTTAAAAGGAGTTGCTTTATTCTTGGCTTCAGAAGCTGCCAGGTATGTAACAGGGCAAATCATTGTCGTGGACGGCGGAAAGAGTGCGATGATTTAA
- a CDS encoding acyl-CoA dehydrogenase family protein encodes MDFSYTSKVKELEQKLTRFMEEYVYPNESLYEQQLDEQESRFSGIPPIMEELKAKAKEQGLWNLFLPESELGAGLTNSEYAPLCEIMGRSLIGPEVFNCNAPDTGNMEVLERYGTPEQKERWLKPLLNGEIRSCFSMTEPDVASSDATNIEASIIRDGDEYVINGRKWWSSGAGDPRCEIAIVMGKTDRTADRHEQQSMILVPLNTPGVRIERTLPVFGYDHAPHGHAEITYDNVRVPLENMIWDEGKGFAIAQGRLGPGRIHHCMRLIGAAERALEVLCKRIQRRVAFGKPLANQGVIQEWVADSRIEIEQARLLTLKAAYMMDTVGNKEAKKEIAMIKVVAPNMALRVIDRAIQGMGAAGVSADYPLAAQWANARTLRLADGPDEVHKAQLARLELKKYREEAGLRR; translated from the coding sequence ATGGATTTTTCTTATACAAGCAAGGTAAAGGAACTAGAACAGAAGCTTACAAGATTTATGGAGGAGTATGTATACCCGAATGAGTCACTATATGAGCAGCAATTAGATGAGCAAGAAAGTCGCTTCAGCGGAATTCCGCCCATCATGGAGGAGCTTAAGGCGAAAGCCAAGGAGCAAGGACTCTGGAATTTATTCCTTCCGGAAAGTGAATTAGGAGCTGGTCTGACCAATTCAGAGTATGCTCCATTATGCGAGATAATGGGACGTTCCTTAATCGGACCAGAGGTCTTCAATTGCAATGCGCCGGATACAGGTAACATGGAGGTGCTTGAACGCTATGGCACCCCTGAACAGAAGGAAAGATGGCTTAAACCATTGCTCAACGGGGAAATTCGTTCTTGTTTCTCGATGACTGAGCCGGATGTCGCCTCATCTGATGCCACAAATATTGAAGCGAGCATTATCAGAGACGGGGATGAATATGTCATCAATGGCCGGAAGTGGTGGTCATCAGGTGCCGGGGACCCTCGCTGTGAGATAGCGATAGTAATGGGAAAAACAGACCGGACTGCAGATCGGCATGAACAGCAGTCAATGATTCTTGTGCCGTTAAACACGCCAGGTGTAAGAATTGAACGGACCTTGCCGGTTTTCGGCTACGATCATGCCCCTCATGGACATGCAGAAATCACGTATGACAATGTGAGGGTTCCGCTTGAGAACATGATTTGGGATGAGGGCAAGGGCTTTGCGATTGCCCAAGGAAGGCTCGGGCCAGGCAGAATCCATCATTGTATGCGATTAATCGGAGCGGCAGAGAGAGCGCTTGAAGTTTTATGTAAGCGCATACAAAGAAGGGTGGCGTTTGGGAAGCCGCTGGCTAACCAAGGGGTGATCCAGGAATGGGTTGCTGATAGCCGCATTGAAATTGAGCAAGCACGTCTGCTGACATTGAAGGCGGCCTATATGATGGATACGGTCGGCAATAAGGAAGCTAAAAAGGAAATCGCGATGATTAAGGTAGTGGCGCCAAATATGGCCCTTCGAGTGATTGACCGGGCTATCCAAGGTATGGGGGCTGCTGGAGTATCAGCGGATTATCCGCTCGCGGCTCAATGGGCGAATGCCCGGACATTACGCTTGGCTGATGGTCCAGACGAGGTGCATAAGGCCCAGCTTGCCAGGCTTGAATTAAAGAAGTACAGAGAGGAGGCTGGATTAAGAAGATGA
- a CDS encoding DUF975 family protein gives MKTSTYKTAAKSALNGKWGIAIGVFFLYFIISSILGVPENEWIFYVLMFLISGPLYIGYQWFHLELIRYNNPGVSTLFSGFTQNYLRNVAAYFMVNIFTILWLLLLIVPGIIKALAYSMTYFILRDRPEVSIFQAITESRRMMDGQKKKLFILILSFLPWVIIPSALIIIGLIAIFFTASDPILFLVGTVSLIIGLIANIGISIYLMPYFTTTLAVFYASNVPTSDPSLEPLLTDENPNLVEPTQ, from the coding sequence ATGAAAACAAGTACATACAAAACCGCTGCCAAGTCAGCCCTAAATGGCAAGTGGGGAATCGCCATCGGCGTTTTCTTTCTCTATTTCATCATTTCGAGTATATTGGGAGTACCCGAAAACGAATGGATATTTTATGTGTTAATGTTTCTAATCAGTGGACCGCTTTATATTGGGTACCAATGGTTCCATCTTGAACTCATCCGATACAATAATCCTGGTGTCAGCACTTTATTCTCCGGATTCACGCAGAACTACCTTCGCAATGTCGCAGCCTACTTTATGGTAAATATATTTACTATTCTGTGGCTTCTTTTGCTGATTGTCCCTGGAATCATTAAAGCCCTTGCCTATTCTATGACCTACTTTATCCTGCGTGATAGACCAGAAGTGTCCATTTTCCAGGCAATTACGGAAAGCCGGCGTATGATGGATGGCCAGAAGAAGAAACTATTTATCTTGATTCTTTCCTTCCTGCCATGGGTGATCATTCCATCGGCCTTAATCATCATTGGACTTATAGCCATTTTCTTTACCGCCAGTGATCCTATCCTTTTTCTTGTAGGAACTGTCAGTCTTATTATTGGCCTTATTGCCAATATCGGAATTTCTATTTATCTCATGCCTTATTTCACAACAACACTCGCAGTCTTCTATGCCAGCAATGTACCCACATCCGATCCTAGTTTAGAGCCATTGCTAACTGACGAGAATCCGAATCTAGTAGAACCAACCCAATAA
- a CDS encoding FAD-binding oxidoreductase, which translates to MDSKLVNRLKEIVGEERVSLNETVLMNHSKDESYHEPAYPDAVIFPHTTDEVSAILAYANEHHIPVVPFGRGTSLEGHVIPYDGGICLDFNEMNKILEIRAEDLIVKVQPGVTRTQLNKELRKYGLFFSVDPGADATLGGMAATNASGTTAVKYGVMRDQVRDMEVVLADGSVIHTGTLAAKSSSGLHLNGIFVGSEGTLGCMTELTLRVYGIPEHEVAGRAVFTSTHDAVLAVTSLIQASIPIGRVELVDPDSMRQFNRHSGTAFEEMPTLFLEFHGNQAGLMQDIQFATEILNDLGCLSLEFKEDLASRNQIWEARHNLAYAYIHSAPGKKLMVTDVCVPISELAVSVDYTREMLNEMGLMGGIVGHVGDGNFHALLMIDVNNQSEVKTAKEFSDRIVRFSLSRGGTSTGEHGIGTGKRQYLVEEHGPALEVMRAIKKTLDPNNILNPNKLL; encoded by the coding sequence ATGGATAGTAAATTGGTGAATCGTTTAAAGGAGATAGTCGGAGAAGAGCGAGTCTCGCTTAATGAGACTGTTCTGATGAATCACAGCAAGGATGAATCTTATCATGAGCCGGCATATCCGGATGCCGTTATCTTTCCTCATACAACCGACGAGGTATCAGCTATCCTTGCTTATGCTAATGAACATCATATTCCTGTTGTGCCTTTTGGCAGAGGAACAAGTCTTGAAGGCCATGTCATTCCATATGACGGAGGGATTTGTCTAGATTTTAACGAGATGAATAAGATTCTTGAGATAAGAGCAGAAGATTTAATCGTCAAGGTCCAGCCTGGTGTGACACGAACACAGCTAAATAAGGAATTAAGAAAATATGGCTTATTCTTCTCTGTTGACCCTGGAGCAGACGCTACGCTTGGAGGGATGGCTGCAACAAACGCGAGCGGCACGACTGCCGTTAAATACGGGGTAATGAGGGATCAGGTCCGTGATATGGAAGTTGTTCTCGCTGACGGGAGTGTCATCCACACAGGTACTCTTGCGGCAAAATCCTCATCTGGCCTCCATCTTAATGGGATTTTTGTCGGGTCTGAGGGAACACTTGGCTGCATGACAGAGCTGACCTTGCGTGTATATGGTATACCTGAGCATGAGGTGGCCGGCCGGGCAGTATTTACCTCCACTCATGATGCCGTCCTTGCTGTCACCTCGCTTATTCAAGCAAGCATACCAATTGGCCGGGTAGAGCTTGTTGACCCGGATTCGATGCGCCAATTTAATCGGCACTCAGGTACAGCCTTTGAGGAGATGCCCACCTTATTCTTGGAGTTCCACGGCAATCAAGCCGGCCTAATGCAGGACATCCAATTCGCCACAGAAATCCTGAACGACTTGGGCTGCCTCTCTCTCGAATTCAAGGAAGACCTCGCCTCCCGCAACCAAATATGGGAAGCGCGCCATAATCTTGCTTACGCCTATATCCATTCAGCCCCAGGGAAAAAGCTAATGGTCACAGATGTATGTGTTCCAATATCTGAGCTGGCGGTCTCTGTCGATTATACACGGGAAATGCTCAATGAAATGGGGCTGATGGGGGGCATTGTCGGTCATGTTGGTGACGGCAATTTCCACGCTCTCTTGATGATTGATGTAAATAATCAAAGTGAAGTGAAGACTGCAAAGGAATTCAGTGACCGGATTGTTCGCTTTTCCTTGAGCCGCGGAGGAACCAGTACAGGCGAGCATGGCATTGGCACCGGGAAAAGACAATATTTGGTGGAGGAACATGGTCCTGCCTTGGAAGTAATGCGGGCCATTAAGAAAACGCTCGACCCAAACAATATTCTCAATCCGAATAAATTATTATAG
- a CDS encoding bile acid:sodium symporter family protein, producing MKIFEVISTYAGKYFAVLVILTAVVAYLLPSPFLGFGSYITILLGIVMFGMGLTLKAADFKMVITHPIPVIIGLIAQFTIMPIAAFGVAYLLQLPPALAAGLVLLGSVPGGTASNVMVYLAKGNVPLSITMTSCSTLLAPIMTPFLLLIFAGQWMPVDAVAMFMSIIQVIIIPIVLGLAVSKLLPNVVEKSLNIIPLISVLAIMIIISAIVAGNRENIASAGLLIFLAVFLHNSFGLIFGYLAAKLLKLSVQDRRAISIEVGMQNSGLGVSLAKVHFADPMTALPSAFAAVWHNISGPIIASYWATRLDNEEKATNREDEAQPATIRR from the coding sequence ATGAAAATATTTGAAGTAATCAGTACATATGCCGGCAAATACTTTGCTGTCCTGGTTATTCTAACAGCAGTGGTTGCCTATCTCTTACCTAGTCCTTTTTTAGGATTCGGCAGCTATATTACCATTCTCCTTGGGATTGTCATGTTCGGGATGGGATTAACGCTTAAGGCAGCAGACTTCAAGATGGTCATTACCCATCCTATCCCTGTCATTATCGGCCTCATCGCCCAATTTACCATTATGCCGATTGCAGCATTTGGGGTAGCTTATTTGCTTCAATTGCCTCCTGCGCTCGCTGCAGGGCTCGTTCTCCTCGGCTCCGTTCCAGGAGGTACAGCTTCAAACGTCATGGTTTATCTCGCAAAAGGAAATGTGCCGCTATCCATTACGATGACATCATGCTCTACCTTGCTTGCCCCCATCATGACACCATTCCTTTTGCTCATTTTTGCCGGGCAATGGATGCCGGTTGATGCGGTCGCTATGTTTATGTCGATTATTCAGGTAATTATCATACCTATTGTCCTTGGATTAGCCGTAAGCAAGCTTTTACCGAATGTGGTAGAGAAAAGTTTGAACATTATTCCCCTTATTTCCGTGCTTGCCATCATGATTATCATCAGTGCTATCGTTGCCGGCAACAGGGAAAATATCGCTTCAGCGGGACTTCTAATCTTTCTGGCTGTCTTCCTCCACAATAGCTTTGGACTTATATTCGGTTATCTAGCAGCGAAATTATTAAAGCTTTCCGTCCAAGACAGACGTGCAATCAGCATTGAAGTCGGGATGCAGAATTCTGGGTTAGGCGTATCTCTTGCGAAGGTCCATTTCGCCGATCCGATGACGGCCCTTCCAAGTGCCTTTGCTGCCGTATGGCATAATATATCTGGCCCAATCATCGCCTCTTATTGGGCTACAAGATTGGATAACGAGGAAAAGGCAACTAATCGTGAAGATGAGGCACAGCCAGCAACTATTAGAAGATAA
- a CDS encoding aldo/keto reductase — MSKKVCIGKTDLYINPIGLGTNAVGGHNLFPNLNEETGREIVRTAIDHGINFIDTAYIYGPERSEELIGEVIREKDMREQLVIATKGAHKFAEDQMIVDNSPDFLRKSVEDSLIRLRTDYIDLFYIHFPDEHTPKDEAVGALKKLKDEGKIRAIGVSNFSMEQLKEANKDGYVDVIQSEYNLLKRQAEDELLPYAKEHSISFVPYFPLASGLLTGKYTKNSPITDGRSRNPLFQGAAFEDNLAKVEKLREIATAKEAEVAHLVLAWYLKQETIDAVIPGAKQPEQVLQNIKALNIHLTVEECAQISGIFKR; from the coding sequence ATGTCAAAAAAAGTGTGTATTGGAAAAACAGATTTATATATCAATCCCATTGGACTTGGAACAAATGCTGTAGGCGGTCATAATCTCTTTCCAAACCTCAATGAGGAGACTGGCAGAGAAATTGTCCGCACGGCAATTGATCATGGCATTAATTTCATAGATACGGCATATATATACGGACCTGAACGGTCGGAGGAATTAATCGGCGAGGTCATACGTGAGAAAGATATGCGAGAGCAGCTGGTCATCGCGACAAAGGGAGCCCATAAATTTGCAGAGGATCAAATGATTGTTGACAATTCGCCTGATTTCCTCAGAAAATCTGTTGAAGACAGTCTCATTCGCCTTCGAACAGATTACATCGACTTGTTTTACATCCATTTCCCTGACGAGCATACACCTAAGGATGAGGCTGTTGGCGCCTTAAAGAAATTGAAGGATGAAGGGAAAATTCGCGCAATCGGCGTCTCCAACTTCTCGATGGAACAATTAAAAGAGGCCAATAAGGACGGCTATGTCGATGTCATCCAATCTGAATATAATTTGTTGAAAAGACAGGCAGAGGATGAATTGCTTCCTTATGCGAAGGAGCATTCTATCTCCTTTGTCCCTTACTTTCCGCTAGCTTCAGGTTTATTAACAGGCAAATATACGAAAAATTCACCAATCACAGATGGGCGAAGCCGTAATCCTCTTTTCCAAGGCGCAGCCTTTGAAGATAACCTGGCTAAAGTGGAAAAGCTTCGTGAGATAGCAACCGCCAAAGAAGCTGAGGTTGCTCATCTAGTGCTAGCCTGGTATTTGAAGCAGGAGACGATCGATGCTGTCATTCCTGGAGCGAAACAGCCAGAACAGGTACTGCAAAATATCAAGGCATTGAACATTCATCTGACTGTTGAGGAATGCGCGCAAATCAGCGGCATTTTCAAGAGGTAG
- a CDS encoding GNAT family N-acetyltransferase, protein MEILKWDSESNLHSVVSLYQTVWNDWGESHLDRIKRHTGYKGFRGYIAMDEGDIIGYAYGYSSLSGQYYHELLNDHLSSDGSDDWLNNCFEFVELAVHPKYRKRGIGALLHDQLLNDLPFERAILTTQTDNWPAISLYRSKGWVIISDSFLPLDDPEQPFIIFGKTLSAAPPVHSKAGTFKERN, encoded by the coding sequence ATGGAGATTCTGAAATGGGATAGTGAATCAAACTTGCATTCAGTTGTCTCCCTGTATCAAACGGTATGGAATGACTGGGGCGAAAGCCATTTAGACCGAATCAAACGCCATACTGGCTACAAGGGATTCCGGGGATATATAGCCATGGATGAGGGAGATATCATTGGCTATGCCTATGGCTACTCCTCCTTATCCGGCCAATATTATCATGAATTATTGAATGATCATCTCTCCTCAGATGGTTCAGATGATTGGCTCAACAATTGCTTTGAATTTGTTGAGCTTGCCGTTCACCCAAAATATCGCAAACGCGGCATTGGCGCTCTCCTTCATGACCAGCTGCTTAACGATCTTCCATTTGAGCGAGCTATCTTAACTACACAGACAGACAATTGGCCAGCCATATCCCTATACCGTTCTAAAGGCTGGGTCATCATCAGCGATTCATTTCTGCCCCTTGATGATCCGGAGCAGCCATTTATCATATTCGGAAAGACACTTAGTGCAGCGCCGCCC